A window of the Equus przewalskii isolate Varuska chromosome 10, EquPr2, whole genome shotgun sequence genome harbors these coding sequences:
- the AANAT gene encoding serotonin N-acetyltransferase isoform X1 translates to MLPGHICCAPRSSLFLCLWRVPGVTGSGVGTLGPSPHSPGAPGPSLAVVEATSEAGHPKVAPAARMSTQSIHYLKPVALCLAPGIPESPSRHRRHTLPASEFRCLTPEDAASVFEIEREAFISVSGTCPLYLDEIRHFLTLCPELSLGWFQEGRLVAFIIGSLWDEERLTQESLTLHRPGGRTAHLHVLAVHHTFRQQGKGSILLWRYLHHLGSQPTVRRAVLMCEDTLVPFYERFGFYPVGPCAITVGSLAFTELQCSLRSHASLRRNSNC, encoded by the exons ATGCTGCCTGGCCACATCTGCTGTGCACCCAGATCTTCCTTGTTCCTGTGCCTGTGGAGGGTCCCTGGGGTGACCGGCTCTGGCGTGGGAACATTGGGGCCCTCGCCCCACAGTCCTG GTGCTCCGGGGCCTTCCTTGGCTGTCGTGGAGGCTACTTCTGAAGCTGGGCACCCCAAGGTGGCACCAGCAGCCAGGATGTCCACACAGAGCATCCACTACCTGAAGCCCGtggccctgtgcctggcacctggGATCCCAGAGTCCCCAAGCCGCCACCGGCGCCACACACTCCCTGCCAGCGAGTTTCGCTGCCTCACCCCAGAGGACGCAGCTAGCGTGTTTGAGATTGAGCGTGAGG CCTTCATCTCTGTCTCGGGCACGTGCCCCCTGTATCTGGATGAGATCCGGCACTTCCTGACCCTCTGTCCAGAGCTGTCCCTGGGCTGGTTCCAGGAGGGCCGCCTCGTGGCCTTCATCATCGGCTCGCTGTGGGATGAGGAGAGACTCACTCAG GAGTCACTGACGCTGCACAGGCCTGGTGGCCGCACGGCCCACCTGCATGTGCTGGCTGTGCACCACACCTTCCGGCAGCAAGGCAAGGGCTCCATCCTGCTGTGGCGCTACCTGCACCACCTGGGCAGCCAGCCCACCGTGCGCCGGGCCGTGCTCATGTGCGAGGACACACTGGTGCCCTTCTACGAGAGGTTCGGCTTCTACCCTGTGGGCCCATGCGCCATCACTGTGGGCTCACTCGCCTTCACGGAGCTCCAGTGCTCCCTGCGCAGCCATGCCTCCCTGCGCAGGAACAGCAACTGCTAA
- the RHBDF2 gene encoding inactive rhomboid protein 2 → MASADKNGESISSVSSSRLQSRKPPNLSITIPPPETPTPSEQTSMLPQRPRNPAYLKSVSLQEPRGRWQEGSSEKRPGFRRQASLSQSIRKGTAQWFGVSGDWEVKRQHWQRRSLHHCSVRYGRLKASCQRDLELPSQEVPSFQGTESPKPCKMPKIVDPLARGRAFRHPDEVDRPHAPHPPLTPGVLSLTSFTSVRSGYSHLPRRKRMSVAHMSFQAAAALLKGRSVLDATGQRCRVVKCSFAYPSSLEEDVVDGADTFDSSFFSKEEMSSMPDDVFESPPLSASYFRAIPRSASPLSPDGLQIPLKEHGPAPGPAARRGKRIASKVKHFAFDRKKRHYGLGVVGNWLNRSYRRSISSTVQRQLESFDSHRPYFTYWLTFVHIIITLLVICTYGIAPVGFAQHVTTQLVLRNKGVYESVKYIQQENFWIGPSSIDLIHLGAKFSPCIRKDRQIEQLVLRERDLERDSGCCVQNDHSGCIQTQRKDCSETLATFVKWQDDTGPPMDKSDLGQKRTSGAVCHQDPRTCEEPASSGAHIWPDDITKWPICTEQSRSNRTGFLHIDCQIRGRPCCIGTKGSCEITTREYCEFMHGYFHEEATLCSQVHCLDEVCGLLPFLNPEVPDQFYRLWLSLFLHAGVVHCLVSVVFQMTILRDLEKLAGWHRIAIIFILSGITGNLASAIFLPYRAEVGPAGSQFGLLACLFVELFQSWQLLERPWKAFLNLSAIVLFLFICGLLPWIDNIAHIFGFLSGLLLAFAFLPYITFGTSDKYRKRALILVSLLVFAGLFASLVIWLYVYPINWPWIEYLTCFPFTSRFCEKYELDQVLH, encoded by the exons ATGGCATCTGCTGACAAGAATGGCGAGAGCATCTCCTCTGTGTCTAGCAGCCGCCTGCAGAGCCGGAAGCCGCCCAACCTGTCCATCACCATCCCACCGCCTGAGACTCCGACCCCTAGCGAGCAGACCAGCATGCTGCCCCAG AGGCCCAGGAATCCTGCCTACTTGAAGAGTGTCAGCCTCCAGGAGCCACGAGGACGATGGCAGGAGGGCAGCTCGGAGAAGCGCCCTGGCTTCCGCCGCCAGGCCTCCCTGTCCCAGAGCATCCGCAA GGGCACGGCCCAGTGGTTTGGGGTCAGCGGCGACTGGGAGGTGAAGCGGCAGCACTGGCAACGCCGGAGCCTGCACCACTGCAGCGTGCGCTACGGCCGCCTCAAGGCCTCGTGCCAGAGGGACCTGGAGCTCCCCAGCCAGGAGGTGCCTTCCTTCCAGGGCACTGAGTCTCCAAAACCCTGCAAGATGCCCAAG ATTGTGGATCCACTGGCCCGAGGACGGGCGTTCCGCCACCCAGACGAGGTGGACCGGCCCCATGCCCCACACCCACCATTAACCCCTGGGGTCctgtccctcacctccttcaccAGCGTTCGCTCTGGCTATTCCCACCTGCCCCGCCGCAAGAGGATGTCTGTGGCCCACATGAGCTTTCAAGCTGCTGCCGCCCTCCTCAAG GGGCGCTCGGTGCTGGATGCCACGGGACAACGGTGCCGGGTGGTGAAATGCAGCTTTGCCTACCccagctccctggaggaggaTGTGGTCGATGGGGCAGACACGTTTGACTCTTCGTTTTTTAGTAAG gaagaaATGAGCTCCATGCCCGATGATGTGTTTGAGTCTCCCCCACTCTCTGCCAGCTACTTCCGGGCGATCCCACGCTCAGCCTCCCCGCTCTCCCCTGATGGGTTGCAGATCCCTCT gAAGGAGCACGGTCCAGCCCCGGGCCCCGCGGCCAGGCGCGGCAAGCGCATCGCCTCCAAGGTGAAGCACTTTGCCTTCGACCGGAAGAAGCGGCACTACGGCCTGGGCGTGGTGGGCAACTGGCTGAACCGCAGCTACCGTCGCAGCATCAGCAGCACCGTGCAGCGGCAGCTGGAGAGCTTCGACAGCCACCG GCCCTACTTCACCTACTGGCTGACTTTTGTCCACATCATCATCACGCTGCTGGTGATTTGCACGTATGGCATCGCGCCCGTGGGTTTTGCCCAGCACGTCACCACTCAGCTG GTGCTCAGGAACAAAGGTGTGTATGAGAGCGTGAAGTACATCCAACAGGAGAACTTCTGGATCGGCCCCAGCTCG ATTGACTTGATCCACCTGGGAGCCAAGTTCTCGCCCTGCATCCGGAAGGACAGGCAGATTGAGCAGCTGGTGCTGCGGGAGCGAGATCTGGAGCGGGACTCAGGCTGCTGCGTCCAGAATGACCACTCAGGCTGCATCCAGACCCAGCGGAAGGACTGCTCG GAGACTTTGGCTACTTTTGTCAAGTGGCAGGACGATACAGGGCCCCCCATGGACAAGTCTGATCTGGGCCAGAAGCGGACGTCAGGGGCTGTGTGCCACCAGGACCCCAG AACCTGTGAGGAGCCGGCCTCCAGCGGTGCCCACATCTGGCCCGATGATATCACCAAGTGGCCA ATCTGCACGGAGCAGTCCAGGAGTAACCGCACAGGCTTCCTGCACATAGACTGCCAGATCAGAGGCCGCCCCTGCTGCATCGGCACCAAGGGCAG CTGTGAGATCACCACTCGGGAATACTGTGAGTTCATGCACGGCTATTTCCACGAAGAGGCTACGCTCTGCTCCCAG GTGCACTGCTTGGATGAGGTGTGTGGGCTGCTGCCCTTCCTCAACCCTGAGGTCCCAGATCAGTTCTACAGGCTCTGGCTGTCTCTGTTCCTCCATGCTGG CGTGGTGCACTGCCTTGTGTCTGTGGTCTTCCAAATGACCATCCTGCGGGACCTGGAGAAGCTGGCCGGCTGGCACCGCATTGCCATCATCTTCATCCTCAGCGGCATCACTGGCAATCTCGCCAGTGCCATCTTCCTCCCGTACCGGGCAGAG GTGGGCCCAGCTGGCTCGCAGTTCGGCCTCCTCGCCTGCCTCTTCGTGGAGCTCTTCCAGAGCTGGCAGCTGCTGGAGCGGCCCTGGAAGGCCTTCCTGAACCTGTCGGCCATCGTGCTCTTCCTGTTCATCTGCGGCCTCCTGCCCTGGATCGACAACATTGCCCACATCTTCGGCTTCCTCAGCGGCCTGCTGCTTGCCTTCGCCTTTCTGCCCTACATCACCTTCGGCACCAGCGACAAGTACCGCAAGCGCGCCCTCATCCTGGTGTCGCTGCTGGTCTTTGCTGGCCTCTTCGCCTCGCTCGTCATCTGGCTGTATGTCTACCCCATCAACTGGCCCTGGATCGAGTACCTCACCTGCTTCCCCTTCACCAGCCGCTTCTGTGAGAAGTACGAGCTGGACCAGGTGCTGCACTGA
- the AANAT gene encoding serotonin N-acetyltransferase isoform X2, with protein MSTQSIHYLKPVALCLAPGIPESPSRHRRHTLPASEFRCLTPEDAASVFEIEREAFISVSGTCPLYLDEIRHFLTLCPELSLGWFQEGRLVAFIIGSLWDEERLTQESLTLHRPGGRTAHLHVLAVHHTFRQQGKGSILLWRYLHHLGSQPTVRRAVLMCEDTLVPFYERFGFYPVGPCAITVGSLAFTELQCSLRSHASLRRNSNC; from the exons ATGTCCACACAGAGCATCCACTACCTGAAGCCCGtggccctgtgcctggcacctggGATCCCAGAGTCCCCAAGCCGCCACCGGCGCCACACACTCCCTGCCAGCGAGTTTCGCTGCCTCACCCCAGAGGACGCAGCTAGCGTGTTTGAGATTGAGCGTGAGG CCTTCATCTCTGTCTCGGGCACGTGCCCCCTGTATCTGGATGAGATCCGGCACTTCCTGACCCTCTGTCCAGAGCTGTCCCTGGGCTGGTTCCAGGAGGGCCGCCTCGTGGCCTTCATCATCGGCTCGCTGTGGGATGAGGAGAGACTCACTCAG GAGTCACTGACGCTGCACAGGCCTGGTGGCCGCACGGCCCACCTGCATGTGCTGGCTGTGCACCACACCTTCCGGCAGCAAGGCAAGGGCTCCATCCTGCTGTGGCGCTACCTGCACCACCTGGGCAGCCAGCCCACCGTGCGCCGGGCCGTGCTCATGTGCGAGGACACACTGGTGCCCTTCTACGAGAGGTTCGGCTTCTACCCTGTGGGCCCATGCGCCATCACTGTGGGCTCACTCGCCTTCACGGAGCTCCAGTGCTCCCTGCGCAGCCATGCCTCCCTGCGCAGGAACAGCAACTGCTAA